Genomic window (Deltaproteobacteria bacterium):
CCTCAAGGAGGGGAAGGGGGGGCTTCGTGACTTTCATACCCTTTACTGGATTCAGCGGGTTTTTGATGGAATTTCGACACTGGGGAGCCGCTCTTTCCGCCTCCATCTCCCGGAGAAGGAGGAGGAACAGCTTTGGGAATCTCTCCGATTTCTCTGGCGCATTCGTCAGGAGATTCATCGTCGCGCTGGTCGCCGTCTGGACCAGCTCCTTTTTGAATATCAGGAACCGCTTGCCCGGTGGGCCGGGTTCGAAGATACGGAGTCGTTTTTGGGGGTTGAGATGTTCATGCAGAGTTATTACCGGCAAGCCGAGACGGTTCAGAAACTGACGGATCGCGTTATGAGGGAGGTGAGACAGAGGGAGCCTTCCCTCTTTGCAATAACAAGCCCTGTTCTGGATGATCCCGACTTCTGTATTCGTGAAGGGCGCTTGACCGTAACAGACTGGCATCTGTTTGAGCGGGATCCCACTGCCTTTTTAAGAATTTTTCTCTCAGCGAACAGGATGGGGATCGAGGTGGAGGAAGGTGTGCTGGATCAGATAGAAAAGAATCTTTCTCTTGTTGATGAGAACTACAGAAATAACTCACTCCATGGAGAGCTGTTCCGTAAACTTCTTAAAGAGCCGGTTAGCCTTGCCGCTGTATTGAGCCAGATGAATGATTGCGGCCTTCTTGGAACTTATCTTCCGGAATTTGGAAAGCTCCGCTTGCGGGTACAGCATGATATTTATCATCTCTATACGGTTGATGTGCATTCCATTTTTGCCGTGAGAGAGTTCGGGAGGCTTCTGGAAGGGCAGTATCAGAAGATCTATCCAACAGTTTCCAACGCCGTTCGTGATATTCGTTCCTTGGGTCTTCTCTCCCTTGCTATTCTTTACCATGACATTGGCAAGGGGGAAGGGCACGGGCATGTTGAGAAAGGGGCTCCCTTGATCCGGCAAGCGGGGGCGAGGCTCGGATTTTCGGCTGAAGAACAGGACCAGTTGGAGTTTCTGGAGAGAAGCCACCTGATCATGACCCATCTGGCATTTCGCCGGGACCTTGAGGATCAAAACCTGATCATCCAGTTTGCCAAGGCGTGCCAGAATCTCGATTGGCTCAACATGCTCTACGTTCAGACTTTTTGTGATGTGAAGGCGGTTAATCAGGAGGCCCTGACCGACTGGAAGGCCTCTCTTCTGGAGTATCTTTATCTCAAGACACGAGAGGTTATCCAGAAAGGGGCTTATACACCGGAGCGGGTTTCAACGGTCGTCCCTTTGCTTAAAAAGAGAATTGAGGAATCTTGTACGACGACCGAGGAAAAAGAACTTTGCGAGACTTTTTTTAGCCAGATGCCGCCTCGCTATTTTCTGGCGACTCCCCTGGAAACGCTCAAAAGGCATCTACAGCTCTGGGGACGGTTGGGGAAAGAGTCGATCCTTTTTGATCCGGTGTTTTTGAAGAAAGAGCAGCTGAACGAAGTGACCTTGCTGACGCTTCACAGTCCGGATCTCTTTTCCAAGATCGCCGGAATTTTTGCGGCACACCATATGAATATCCTGTCGGCCGAACTGGCGGTTTCGCGCAATGGATATGCCCTTCATCTCTTTCGGATAACGGATCACCGGGGGGCCCCTATTGAAGAAGAAGAGAAATGGAAAGGGGTGGAAAAGGATCTGCAGGATTTGCTTACAGGGAAGGTTTCGATCGATTCTATTGTGGCGGGACAATTCAAACCCTCCCTCTTTCGTAAAAAAACCGCTCGTATTCTTCCGACCCGAATTGACATCGATAATGACGTCTCCGCCTTCTACACGGTGATTGATATCTATGCCCGGGACCGGATAGGACTTCTCTATCAGATTACCTCAACGCTTGCGGCCTTGGGTCTGTATGTTGAGGTTTCAAAAATATCGACCAAGGTCGATCAGGTGGCTGATACGTTCTACATTAAAGATATTTTTGGTCATAAAATCACCCATCAGGAACGATTGGGAAAGATGAAAGAGATTCTTTTCAAGGTTGTTGATTCGGAACCGGCAGCCAACGGGAGACCCCCTCTATGATGAAATGGGAAATTGTCCTTTTTACCGTCCTTCTTGTGGTTCTTCTCCTCCTTCTCTGGAGGTATCGCCGGCAAGAGGGACGCCGTCTCCGTCAGAGGGTGAGAGAAACCCTTTCCCCCTCACTTCGTGAGGAGATTGAGAAGGAGCGGGCTGAACGGATCGAGAAAAAGAGAAAATTTGAGGAGGCGATGGGGCAGGCCTCCCGGTGACGCAAACAAAGGGTTGAAAAGGTTCTAAAAAAGTTTAGTATGTCGCCGTGTCTTCACGAAAAATCAAGATCTGTGCGGAATCTGAATGTAAAAATGCCGCAACCGTCACGGGATACTGTCGCCTCCACTATCTGAAGAACTGGAAAAATATAAAAGAGGAGAAAAAGAAAAAGGCGGTCGATCGACTCAATCGCTACGTGGAAGGGATTGTGAAGCAGCACCCTGACCGCTATATCGATGTGATTCGTCATGACCTTAAAAGCCGTAAGGAGCTTGACTTTGATGGGGGAGGGACTGCCTCGCCAAGCGAGGTAGACGAGATTTTGGATGATCTGGGTTATACCGATGAGGATGGTATTGATAAGCTTCTCACACACATCAAGCTCGATCGAGACTTCTAACAGGATGATGAGAAAGGTCCATCTGCGGCGTTGCCCGCTTCAACCACAATCCTCACGTACCGGGAAAGTACGCTCCGGTTGTGGTCTTGCGGGCGCCTTGCATCTGGACCTTTCTCATCATCCTTTGTAGAAAGGGTTTGTTAATAACTGAGAGTTACTGATGAAGGCCTACATCAAGACATTTGGCTGCCAAATGAACGAACAGGATTCCGAGGTGATGAAGGGGCTGTTAGCTCGCCAGGGGTATGAACAGGTGGCTAAACCGGAAGAGGCAGAACTGATCCTCATCAATACCTGCAGCATCCGGGAAAAATCATATCAGAAGGCGATGAGTACCATCGGCCGGAATTTTGCCGGTGCAATCGTTGGTGTTGCGGGTTGTGTCGCCTCCCAGGCGGGGGAAAAACTTCTAAAACGGTTTCAAAACGTCGACTTTGTTCTGGGGACGGATCAGATTCACCGCCTGCCGGAAGTTCTCGAGAGGGTGAAGGGAAACCATCAGAGAGTCGTTTATACCGATTTTCAGGACCTCTCTGATTATGAATTTCCGGTTCCTTTGACAAATTCCCAAACAAAGCAGGTCAAGGCTTATGTCACGATCATGAAGGGGTGTGATAATGCCTGCTCCTTTTGCATTGTTCCTTTGACACGGGGAGGGGAGGTTTCAAGGTCCTCCCAGGAGATTCTGGAAGAGATCAGAGGGCTTCAAAGGAATGGGGTACGGGAGGTGATGTTGCTCGGGCAGAATGTCAACTCCTACGGTAAACGACTCTCTCCAAAAATCACATTTGCCGAACTTTTACGTCTTATTGAGGCGGGAACCTCTCTTGACCGGATCCGCTTTACGAGTCCTCATCCCAAGGATCTTTCAAAGGATCTTGTTCGGGAATATGGCCGAAACCGGAGGTTGTGCCCCCATATTCATCTCCCGGTCCAATCCGGTTCAAACAAAATTTTGAAAGCGATGCGACGCTCCTACACCCGGGAGATTTATTTGAGAAGAGTTGCTGCCCTGCGGAAAGTTTGTCCGGATGTTGCAATCACAACCGATATGATCATCGGATTCCCGGGAGAGACAGAGCCGCAGTTTGAGGAAACATTGCAGTTGGTTGAAGAGGTCGGTTTTGACCAGAGTTATTATTTTGAATATTCGCCGCGTCCCGGCACCGAGGCGTTCCGTCTCGTGGATAATGTGCCGCAGGGAGTCAAAAAAGAGCGCCTCCAGAGGCTCCAGTTGTTGCAAGAGAGAATCAGTGAGGCAAAGAATCGTTTGAGAATCGGCAAGATTGAAGCTGTCCTCGTGGAAGGTCCCTCGCTTCAGGGAGGAGGACAGTTGAGCGGACGGACCCCTCACGGACGAATCGTAAATTTCGTTGGCCGGGAGCGGATGATCGGTGCTATAATCCCTGTTAAGATTCTGAAGGTGTCGCCCTATTCGCTGGGCGGGGAGGTCTCTGTTGATTGAAATGAAAGTCACCGGACTCACGATTGATCCGTTCACCAATATGCCGATTATCATCCTCAAAGATCTCGAGGAGAAAAACGCCCTGCCGATCTGGATCGGCCTCATTGAGGCATCCGCTATTGCGACGGAGCTCGAAAAAATCCAGCTTTCACGGCCGATGACCCACGATCTGATAAAAAACATTATGGGGGAGCTCAGGGTTCAGGTCGACCGTGTTGAGATTTGCGATCTGTGTGACAACACATTTTATGCCAGGCTTTACTTGAAGCATGACGGGAAGGAGTTTGACATTGATTCTCGGCCGTCTGATGCCATTGCCTTGGCCCTTCGGACGAATGCCCGGATTTATGTTGATAAAAAGGTGATTGAAAAATCCCGAAGCGTCGATTTGGCGAGGGGAGGGGAAGGCGAAAAGAAATTGAAGGAAGAGAAGTGGGCGGAGATATTGGAAGGGCTAAATCCAGAAGACTTCGGTAAATACAAGATGTGACAGATTGTGCCCAAGATTATTCCACACCATCAAATGATTCCTGAGATCGACCGCTCTGTTTTTCTGGCCGAGGGGGTGATTGTGATCGGCGACGTCAAGATCGGTGCTGATTCCTCCGTTTGGCCCAATACGATCCTCCGGGGAGATGTTCACTACATCCGGATTGGCAGAAGAACCAATATCCAGGATCTCTGTGTCGGACACGTTACGAGTGGCACCTGGCCGCTCATTCTGGAGGATGAAGTGACGATCGGCCATCGTGTTATCCTTCACGGTTGTCATGTCAAATCGCGCTGCCTCATCGGTATGGGATCGATCCTCATGGATGGTGCGGTGATCGGTGAGGAGTCGATTCTTGGCGCTGGTTCCCTTGTGACTGAAAAGATGATTATTCCGCCACGAACCCTTGCCTTGGGCTTTCCGGCCAAGGTAAAGAGGGAGCTTAAGGCAGAAGAGATCGCTTTTTTGAAGATTTCTGCCGACAACTATGTCCGGAATGCACAAAGCTACAGAAACTCTTAGAGAAACGCTCAAAAGATGGTCTTTCTGGAGAGGGGGTGAGAGGCTCGGTGTTGCCGTCTCCGGCGGGATCGATTCGATGGTTCTCTTGCATATCGTTCGGCATCTCCCTCCCTCCGAGAGACCCAAAATTGACCTGTTACATTTTAATCACAAGCTGAGGGGGCGGGAATCGGATCTGGACGAGCGATTCGTGAGAAAAATCGGGCAGGAATGGGGAATCCCTGTTTCGATTGGCCATGCCCCGCGATGGGGGCGAAAAAACAACCTCCAGGAGAGGGCGCGATGGCTCCGCTACGAATTTTTTCAAAAAGAGGCATGGCGGCTTAAATTGAAAAAAATTTTAACGGCCCATCAGGCAACGGATCAGGCAGAGACGTTCCTGATCCGATGGATTCAGGGGGCGGGATTGAAGGGACTTTGCGGAATCCCGCTGGTTAGGGAGGAGAGGGGTTGTCACTACTTAAGACCGCTTCTCCTTGTTCCGCGAGAGGAGATCCGCGATTACGCCAAGAAATTCAAGATTCCCTATCGGGAAGACTCTTCAAATAAAGAAGGTAAATATCTTAGAAACAGGGTGCGTCGTCTTTTGAGTCAGTTGCACAAGATCAATCCCGGTCTCGATAATCGATCGTCGCTGAACGCCCTCCTTCTTCGAGCCGATGAGGATTTTTTGTCGTCACAGATTGAAACGCTTTTGCGGCCTTCAAGAAAAAAGTGGTGGTCTCTCACAGAGTATAAGAGGTTGCCCTCGGCCCTTCGTTATCGCCTTCTTGCGAGGTTCTCTGAGAGAGGTGCGGGCCGATCTTACCGCTTAAGCAGTGATTTTGTTCTGACACTGGATCATCTGTTAAATTCGTCGCGAAAGGAGCAGTCGCTTTGCCTGCCGGAAGGGATTAAATTCCACAAAAAATTGGGAAGTTTTTGTTTTGTCAAAGCAGGTTGATTTGGCAATCATTTGATGTTACTTTTTGCATAACTCATGAAACAGTCACAAAAAACCTTTGCACTTTGGGCACTTATCATCCTCCTCTCCGTCACGATTTTTCATTATATGGGGAATCGTCCGAGTCTTCAGAAGACGATTACCTTCAGTGAATTCCTCGATGCCATTTCAAAAAATCAGGTCGAGAAGGTGATGATACGGGATGAGGAGTATCTCGGCAACTTCAAGAAGGATTATCAGGAAGGGGCTGCGTTCGAGACGGTCGGTCCCGCCGAGAGTGAAAGGGCGTTGGAACTGTTGGCGCAGTCGGATGCTGTTCTTGAGTATAAACGGCGCCGGGAAACCCCTCTCTGGCAGCAGATTCTGATCTCCTGGCTCCCGATGATCCTCCTCTTCGGTTTCTTCTTTTTCTCCATGAGGCAGATCCAGGTTGGTGGAGGACGGGCGCTCAGTTTCGGGAGGAGTCGGGCACGGCGTCTCTCGGAGAGTCAGAAGAAGGTGACTTTTAAAGATGTGGCGGGTGTCGATGAGGCGAAGTACGAATTGGAGGAGATCATCCAGTTTCTGAAGGAACCGAAGAAATTTACGAAACTCGGTGGCCGCATTCCGAAGGGGGTTCTGCTTGTGGGGGCTCCAGGGACCGGCAAGACACTCCTCGCCAAGGCGGTTGCCGGCGAGGCGGGCGCCCCGTTTTTTTCAATCTCCGGTTCTGACTTTGTAGAGATGTTTGTTGGCGTCGGGGCCTCGCGGGTTCGGGATCTTTTTGAACAGGGAAAAAAGAATGCCCCCTGCATCATCTTTATTGATGAGATTGATGCCGTGGGTCGTCATCGCGGCGCCGGTCTGGGTGGTGGTCATGATGAACGAGAACAGACTTTAAATCAGCTCCTCGTTGAGATGGACGGGTTTGAGTCGAATGAAGGGGTTATTATCATGGCGGCGACAAACCGCCCGGATGTCCTCGATCCGGCGCTTCTTCGTCCGGGTCGTTTTGATCGTCGTGTCGTCGTCAATCGTCCTGATCTGAAAGGTCGGGAAGAGATTCTCAAGGTTCATGCGCGGCGGACCGTGCTGGCGTCGGAGGTTGAGCTTTCAGTGGTGGCTCGCGGAACTCCCGGTTTTTCGGGAGCCGATCTGGAGAATCTCGTCAACGAGGCGGCATTGAATGCGGCGCGGTATGACAAACCCTCTGTTGAAAAGATCGACTTTGAACTGGCGAAAGACAAGGTCCTTATGGGACTCGAGCGAAAGAGCATGATCCTGTCCGAGGAGGAGAAGCGACAGATTGCCTACCATGAATCAGGACATGCACTCATTGCCAAGCTCCTTCCCGGGAGTGATCCGGTTCACAAGGTGACGATCATTCCGCGTGGGATGGCGCTCGGGGTGACACAACAGCTTCCGATCGACGAGAGGCATATCCATTCCAAGACGTATGCCGAGAACCGGATTGCCGTTCTCATGGGGGGGCGGTGTGCCGAGGAGTTGATCTTCAAGGAACAGACGACCGGTGCTGGAGATGATATTGAGAAAGCGACCGCGCTGGCCCGGAAGATGGTCTGTGAATGGGGAATGAGCGAGCTGGGACCTTTGAGTTTTGGTCAAAAGGAGCAGGAGATTTTTCTGGGGCGTGATTTTGCCCAGCATCAGGAATACAGCGAAAATACCGCGATCAGGATTGATGAACAGGTTTCCAGCCTCGTAAATCGTAACTACGAAAAGACCAAAAAAATTCTGGAAGAGAACCGTGCAACCCTTGACCGCTTGGCCAAGGCACTCCTGGAGTGGGAATCTCTCGATGGGGATCAGATTGATCGTCTGATCCGCAGTGAGGATCTCGGTCCCGTGGTTCATAAAACAACACCACCCCCGCAGAAGCCCTCAAAAATGCCCGAGGAGGCCAGGCCTGAGATACCTCCCGTGTCGGTTTTTCCAGGTTTCAGTAAGGCCTAACTCTATTTTTTATGATCATTGGTGGTCGACAATTTGATTTCTCACGGAACTGTTACGTGATGGGGATCCTGAACGTCACGCCTGATTCCTTCTCCGATGGCGGCCGTTTTATTGACCCCTCCCGGGCATTGGAACAGGCACTCAAGATGCAGGAGGAGGGGGCCGACCTTATTGATATCGGGGCTGAATCGAGCCGTCCCGGTTCCCAACCAACCTCTGCGACTGAAGAGGTCCACCGGCTCCTTCCGGTTATTCAAAGGATTCGCCCCCGCTTGAAAATTCCGCTTTCGGTCGATACGCGCAAGGCGTCTGTCGCGGAAATCATGCTCAAAGAAGGGGTTGATATGGTCAACGACATCTCCGCTTTTTGCTACGATTTTCGGATGGCAGAGCTGGTTGCCCAAACGGGTGTGCCTTCTGTTCTTATGCACATGCGGGGGGAGCCCCAGACGATGCAGAAGGAGGTCCGCTATATCAATGTCGTCTCCGAAATCATTCATTTTTTAAAGAAGCAGATCGAGATCGCCGTCTCGATAGGAGTCGATCGGGGGCGGATTTTGGTTGATCCCGGCATCGGATTTGGGAAGTTGGCGGAGCACAACTTGGAGATCCTCCGTCGCCTCTCTGAATTTCGGCATTTGGAGGCGCCTGTCGTTGTGGGGGCCTCACGCAAAAGCTTTATTCGTCACCTTCTCGGCGTGGAGGATCCGCTCCATCCGGCTGTTCAGAATGGCTCCCAGGCGGTTGCGGCGATTGCTGCGATGAACGGAGCCTCTCTGTTACGCGTCCACAACGTGGCTCCGACCCGCCAGGTCTTGAAGATTGTTGAGGCACTTAAATCAGGGCGGTAGCTACAACTCCTGCTTGAAATCGGGGCGGGGACCATATAGAACCGGTAACTCTATGAACAATACCAAGGAGCGGTCTCTTTTTGGGACAGATGGGATCCGGGGGGTTGCCAATGAGTACCCGATGACCTCAGAGGTCGCCCTCTCTGTCGGAAGGGCACTGGCCTATTTCTTTCGTGGCAAGAAGCATCATCGAAAGGTCTTGATCGGGAAGGACACCCGGCTCTCGGGCTACATGATCGAGACGGCAATCGCCTCCGGCGTCAGTTCCATGGGGGTCGATGTCCTTTTGGTTGGACCAATGCCGACCCCCGCCATTGCATTTTTGACGGGGGGCATGCGGGCGGACGGAGGGGTCATGATATCGGCCTCTCACAATCCGTTTCAGGACAATGGGATCAAACTGTTTGATGCCGAAGGGTTCAAGTTGAGCGATGAGGCTGAGAAACGGCTCGAGGAGCTGGTTTTTTCAGAGGAGCTCACAAAATCTCTTGCGTCGGCCTCCAGCGTCGGAAAGGCATTCCGTGTGGGAGAGGCAAAAGGGCGCTATATTGAGTACCTCAAGGGGACTTTTCCAAGGGATTTTGACCTGGAGGGGGTCAAGATTGTCATCGATTGTGCCCATGGGGCCTCCTATGAGATTGCCCCAACCGTCTTTGAGGAATTGGGAGCGACTGTTTATCCCATTGGAGTTCTGCCAAACGGTACGAATATCAATGAAGGATGTGGTGCCATGAGGCCTACCCTTCTGCAGGAAGAGGTGAAGAGACGGGGGGCTGATTTGGGGATTGCGCTCGACGGGGATGGTGATCGGGCCGTCTTTGTGAATGAGAAGGGGGAGGTGGTTGACGGCGATGCGATTCTTGCGATTTGTGGCGAGGATTTAAACGAGCGGGGGTTATTGAAGGGGAGCACGGTTGTCGCAACGGTCATGAGCAACATCGGACTCGAGGAATACCTTGGTCGATGCGGTGTCAATCTCGTCCGAACATCGGTGGGGGACCGGTATATTATGGAACGGATGAGGCGCGATGGATACCAGTTTGGAGGAGAATCGTCCGGGCACCTTGTCTTCCGCCAGTATTCAACGACAGGAGATGGTATCTTGGCCGGCTTGCAGCTCCTTGCTTTAGTGATGAGGCGGGAGAAGCCGCTTTCGGTATTGGCCGGACATTATAGTGCCTATCCGCAGGTTCTTAAAAATGTGCGAGTTCGGAAGAGAGTGGATCTCAATCTGTATCCCGCCATCCAGGGGAAAATTCAGGAGATTGGGAGGGTGTTGGGAAGAACGGGGCGTCTCCTTGTCCGTTATTCAGGGACTGAGCCGCTTGTTCGTGTGATGATCGAAGGTCGGGATGCAACACATATTGAGAGGATGGCACAGGAGATCGCCTCCTGTGTTTCAGAGCAGTTGTCCTGATTTTCAGGGGTTAGAAATATGGCAAAACTGGGAGTCAATATCGACCATGTGGCCACGCTGCGCCAGGCGCGCGGGACACGCTATCCTGACCCGGTTGCCGCTGCTGTCCAGGCCGAGGAGGCGGGGGCCGATCAAATCACCGTCCATTTAAGAGAAGACCGGCGTCATATTCAGGAGGCGGATGTCCGGATTCTCAAGCGGACCCTGCAGACGGAACTCAATCTGGAGATGGCCCTGACCGAGTCGATGATTCGTTTTGCGAAGGAGGTTGGTCCTCACAGTGTGACCCTTGTTCCGGAAAAAAGGGAGGAGTTAACGACGGAGGGGGGGCTTGATCTTCTGAAGCTTCAGAGGCGGCTCCGTGACTCGGTGCCTGATCTCCAAAAATCGGGGATACGGGTCAGTCTTTTCATCAATCCTGATCGAACCTCGATTGAAATCGCAAAGGAATTGGGGGTTGATGCGATTGAGATTCATACGGGGCGTTATGCCGAGGTGACTTCCCCATCGGAAGTTGAACAGGAACGGGAGGTTTTAAGGGAATCGGCGAGGCTGGGACATTCCCTTGAGCTTTGGGTTGCCGCCGGACATGGATTGAACTATCAAAATACAGCCCCCGTTGCGGCGATTTCAGAAATTGTCGAATTCAACATTGGTCATGCAATTATCGCTCGCGCCCTGTTTGTCGGGATAGGGCAGGCGGTACGTGAAATGAAAAAGATTGTTGAGGGAAGGACATGAGAATCGCGACACGGGAAGAGATCCTCAAGGCAGACCAGCTTGCTTCTACCAAATACAAGATTCCGGAGTCTCTCTTGATCGACAAGGCTGGAACGGGGGCGGCCGAGGTTGTCCTAAAAAAATTCCCTTCCCTCAAGCGTGTCCTCGTTGTGGCGGGAAAGGGAAAGAATGGAGGAGATGGCCGGATTTTCGCCAAACGGCTTAAAGAAAAGAGCATCGACTGCCATCTCTTGTCCTGGTTTGATTCACAGAACAACTGGAGACAGCTGATTCAGGACTCCGATCTGATTGTGGATGCGCTCGTGGGGGTTGGTCTTTCAAAGCCGTTGAAAGGAAGCGAGAAGGAGCTTGTTGAAACGATCAACCAGTCATGCAAAAAAGTGGTGGCGCTTGATATCCCGTCGGGCCTGTCGGCCGATCAGGGAAGGGCTTGTGGTGTCTCCATTAGGGCCGATCTTACCTGTACCTTTGGACTGCCGAAGGTTGGGCTTTATATTGGGGATGGTCCTGATTACGCCGGTAAGGTCGTTTCGGTCGATATCGGTTATCCCTCCTCGCTTCTTGACGAGGTTGGAATTCGTGGACGGGTTATTTCACCTGAGGATTTCAGCTCTTTCTTAAGACCACGTCGTGCGGATAGTCACAAGGGGAGCTACGGCCATTTTCTTTTAGTGGGTGGATCGACAAACCGCCTGGGGGCCCCTTTAATGGCGGCTCGGGCGGCGCTTCGGACCGGGGCAGGACTCGTGACGCTCGCGCTTCCTGATCGTTGTTATCAAAAGATTCCACGTGGTCTTCTCGAGGTGATGTACGAACCGCTCCCTTCGAGTCCCGTGGGACGACTGACCGTCAAGGCGCTTAAACCGCTTGTTGATTTGATGGAGGAAATGGGGTGCGTCGCGATCGGTCCGGGGCTCGGGGTCACTCCGGATATCCGTAAAATTGTGCTGGAGGTGATCAAAAAAGGAAATTCACCGGTTGTTCTGGACGCGGATGCGATCAATGCCCTGGAGAGGGTCGTTGATGAACTGAGGCGAGTTCGCAAGCCTCTTGTTTTGACACCTCACCCGGGGGAGATGGGGCGGCTTGCCGGAAAGTCGTCGGCCGCCGTTCAGGAGGATCGCCTGGGGACCGCCAGAGATTTCGCAAAGCGATACGGTTGCCATCTCGTTTTGAAGGGGGCGGGAACAATCGTTGCGACACCCGAAGGGGATTATTATGTGAACCCGACCGGAAATCCCGGCATGGCGACGGCCGGGATGGGGGATGTATTGACTGGCATGTTGGGGGCCCTTATTTCAGGGGTCTCAACCGGCGCAATGGAGGGGGCACTTCTTGAGGCGATTTTGGGTTCTGTGTACCTTCATGGGCTTGCGGGTGATAAGGTTCGCGGTCGACTGGGGGATCGTGGTTTTCTGGCCTCGGATGTTATTGAAGAGATTCCTCTTGCCTTTCGGGAATTGACAGGATGTTGATAAAGGCCCATCTGCGGCGTTGCCTGCTTCGCCCACAATCCTCACGTACCTACAAGTACGCTCCGGTTGCGCTCTTGCAGGTGCCTTGCATCTGGACCTTTCTCAACATCCTGTGAGAAAGGGAGATGTGCCAATAGAATGAGATTTATCTCCCACTCTCCAGAAGAGACAAAAAAAATTGCAGTTCAATTTGTACGGGAACTGAGTCTCGGGAACGTCATTGGTCTCAAGGGGGATCTTGGCAGTGGCAAGACAACTTTTGTTCAGGGGATGGCTCAGGGGCTTGGGATCGATGACCGCCATTACGTGAATTCTCCCACCTTTACGCTCGTCAATGTTTACGGTCCGTTAGTTCATGTCGATCTCTACCGGATTGAAAGTCCAATAGAGCTTGCAAGTTTGGGACTGGAGGATTATCTCGGCAGTCATATCGTTGTTATTGAATGGGCGGAGAAATTTGATCAGAAAACCGATCGGGAGGTCTTCATCAGATCGGCCAACCCGATGAAAGAGGGGGAGAGGCAAATTGAGATCGTTTGACCTTGTGGTGATCGGTGGGGGGCCT
Coding sequences:
- the tsaE gene encoding tRNA (adenosine(37)-N6)-threonylcarbamoyltransferase complex ATPase subunit type 1 TsaE, translating into MRFISHSPEETKKIAVQFVRELSLGNVIGLKGDLGSGKTTFVQGMAQGLGIDDRHYVNSPTFTLVNVYGPLVHVDLYRIESPIELASLGLEDYLGSHIVVIEWAEKFDQKTDREVFIRSANPMKEGERQIEIV
- the folP gene encoding dihydropteroate synthase, with product MIIGGRQFDFSRNCYVMGILNVTPDSFSDGGRFIDPSRALEQALKMQEEGADLIDIGAESSRPGSQPTSATEEVHRLLPVIQRIRPRLKIPLSVDTRKASVAEIMLKEGVDMVNDISAFCYDFRMAELVAQTGVPSVLMHMRGEPQTMQKEVRYINVVSEIIHFLKKQIEIAVSIGVDRGRILVDPGIGFGKLAEHNLEILRRLSEFRHLEAPVVVGASRKSFIRHLLGVEDPLHPAVQNGSQAVAAIAAMNGASLLRVHNVAPTRQVLKIVEALKSGR
- a CDS encoding NAD(P)H-hydrate dehydratase — protein: MRIATREEILKADQLASTKYKIPESLLIDKAGTGAAEVVLKKFPSLKRVLVVAGKGKNGGDGRIFAKRLKEKSIDCHLLSWFDSQNNWRQLIQDSDLIVDALVGVGLSKPLKGSEKELVETINQSCKKVVALDIPSGLSADQGRACGVSIRADLTCTFGLPKVGLYIGDGPDYAGKVVSVDIGYPSSLLDEVGIRGRVISPEDFSSFLRPRRADSHKGSYGHFLLVGGSTNRLGAPLMAARAALRTGAGLVTLALPDRCYQKIPRGLLEVMYEPLPSSPVGRLTVKALKPLVDLMEEMGCVAIGPGLGVTPDIRKIVLEVIKKGNSPVVLDADAINALERVVDELRRVRKPLVLTPHPGEMGRLAGKSSAAVQEDRLGTARDFAKRYGCHLVLKGAGTIVATPEGDYYVNPTGNPGMATAGMGDVLTGMLGALISGVSTGAMEGALLEAILGSVYLHGLAGDKVRGRLGDRGFLASDVIEEIPLAFRELTGC
- a CDS encoding pyridoxine 5'-phosphate synthase, yielding MAKLGVNIDHVATLRQARGTRYPDPVAAAVQAEEAGADQITVHLREDRRHIQEADVRILKRTLQTELNLEMALTESMIRFAKEVGPHSVTLVPEKREELTTEGGLDLLKLQRRLRDSVPDLQKSGIRVSLFINPDRTSIEIAKELGVDAIEIHTGRYAEVTSPSEVEQEREVLRESARLGHSLELWVAAGHGLNYQNTAPVAAISEIVEFNIGHAIIARALFVGIGQAVREMKKIVEGRT
- a CDS encoding phosphoglucosamine mutase, with product MNNTKERSLFGTDGIRGVANEYPMTSEVALSVGRALAYFFRGKKHHRKVLIGKDTRLSGYMIETAIASGVSSMGVDVLLVGPMPTPAIAFLTGGMRADGGVMISASHNPFQDNGIKLFDAEGFKLSDEAEKRLEELVFSEELTKSLASASSVGKAFRVGEAKGRYIEYLKGTFPRDFDLEGVKIVIDCAHGASYEIAPTVFEELGATVYPIGVLPNGTNINEGCGAMRPTLLQEEVKRRGADLGIALDGDGDRAVFVNEKGEVVDGDAILAICGEDLNERGLLKGSTVVATVMSNIGLEEYLGRCGVNLVRTSVGDRYIMERMRRDGYQFGGESSGHLVFRQYSTTGDGILAGLQLLALVMRREKPLSVLAGHYSAYPQVLKNVRVRKRVDLNLYPAIQGKIQEIGRVLGRTGRLLVRYSGTEPLVRVMIEGRDATHIERMAQEIASCVSEQLS